TGTTTTGGCAGCACAATCCTGAGTCCTACACTAGTACTACACTACCTAGGAGTATAAACGGTGAAAAGTTGGTCAAAAAGTATTTTGATTCAGGCTTAAATGCAGAGACGCCTACTGGAAAAAACCGTAAGCTGCTCCCTACGAGTACGACTAGGCGAGCTAAATTCTGCATGGGCATCAGAAGTTACAGAACTAGAGTTTTTTGTACCGACGCTGTTTTAAGGAACATTCGTGGATCAATTGCTCAGACACGATTAAATTCGGGTTTGGGAGACGTTTCCCCAAATATAAAATGAagggtttgaacttttgatTGAACAAATCATCATCTACTCCGTAACAATCTAACATGACGAGTTTTGTCAGTAAGAAAGTAAGTAAATTAAGCTGCGGCGAAATGACACTGACCTGATGGAATCCTGGCTCGCGGGTGAGCGGGATGCCGAGCTCGCTGAGGCAAGCCTGCACGCGCTGATCGCTGCCGTAGAACTGCGAGTAGCGGTCGAGGCAGCCGTCGatggccttggcgagctccgcggcggccgggtAGCTAACggcgaagccgccgccgccgaaggcCATGCCGTACGAGTGCATCACGTTCTGCTCCACGCTCTCCGACGGCGCCCCGACGTAGTACATCTGCTCGTGGTCGTACTTGCGCAGCACTGCCACCAGGTTGTCCGGGAAGAACACCGTGTCGTCGTCGCCCATCACGAACCACCTCGCCTCGTTCTCCTGGACGGCGCCCGTGGCTGTGTCGTTCGCGATTGCCAGGAACGAGTCCGCCACGATCCTCGCCATCCGCGAAGCCGACGCCCGGTTCCCGAACCGGGACGCGTCCCCCGAGATGCGGTACGGCGGGCACGTCGCCGCAGGCCATGGGCCGACGGGCTGCTCGTCCAGCCAGACGTGGCCGCGCATCGCCTCGGGCCGCCACCAGAGCTCCGCGTACCCTCGCCGCTGGTCCCACGTCTGCGCCGAGGCGCCGATGCCGAACACGATGTGCGACAGCGTCGTGGGCGCACGGCtgccgatggcggcggcggtaggcCCATCGGCCCCCGCGGCCTCATCGACAGGGAACTCGCCCAGAGCGCCGCCGGGGCAATCCTGGCAACGGCTCCACCACCGGTAgaccccgccggcgccgtcgtcggggaagaaggcgacgtAGGCCAGAAACGCCAGGGTGGCCGCGATCAGCATGGACAGCGACGCCGCCACGCAACGCCGCCGCTGGTCGCCGACGACAACGCCGGCGGCCTCCACGGCCTTCCATTTGGGCTGCATCGATCGACCACACGTCCTCGCCGAGATCGAATTCACCACCTTTTCTCCCTAGGACGGACGGGGGCGCGGTTTCACGCGCCGGGATCTcgcgcggcgcggggctgCTAAAATAAAATCACCCCCTGCCTTTCCTTTCCCCTAGGACGGTTTCACGGGGATCTGGCGCGGCGGGGGGGCGGGCACAACGGCGAGGCTCGAGGCCGTATTCTCAAATCCAGCGAAAAGGGGATTATGAGAGAGATGGCGCGTGGTGGGGTGAGCCAGGGGAGGCTGGCTCGCCTTTCTCggatgcggcggaggaggaattTCCGAATTTGTGCGCGCGTGGTGTACGCTATCCTGGTACGTGTTGCTAGCTCCCTGTCATGTGGCCCGTATTTGTTGTATTCCGACGACGTACAGGTACAGGCACAGAGGGGTGGTGGGGCGATTCCGACGCCTCCTTTTCGTCCTTCGTAGATGGCAAGTTTCGCAAGGACCCAGGACGCAGCCCGCGCGCTCGCGTGTCCGTATTAGCCTTAGCCTGGACCGCCAGGGACGTGGCATGtgaatgtttttgtttttttcttccctttACCAAATTATTATGCGATAAAAACCAGTCGACGGACAGTAACGTCCGCCCAACGAGCCACGCGCACACTATGGGCGAGTCGTGCGAGCTACGGCTTGGGAGGATCAGTTTGTTCTCGGCAGCATCGGAGTCGGCCGGTGTGACTCGTGAAGTTTGCGCCGGATGCGGCTTTCTTTGCTTCGGTGTCCGGCAATAATGGCCGGGACGCGTGGAGCCATCAGAAATTTTGCCGTCCGTTTCGGGGTCCTGCCTACACGAGGAGTGACATCACAACAAGGAGTCAAGGATGACTTGACCGCTAAGCCTAGAAGCGCAGAAGGGATTTGATGTCTCCAAAAATGCGCCGACCggttttaaaaataaaatggaaaGAACAATATTGTTTTGCTGAATTGCATTAAAACGGAGATGAGAATTTAGGATAGGAGCTTGCGCTTGCTTCAGCATATTGGTTGTACTGAGCTAAATAGCTAATCAAACAATTCGCAGGtaattgatactccctccgtttctaaatacttgtcgctgttttagtgcaagtttctactaaaacagcgacaagtattttgaaacggaaggagtatcaTGTTGAATGACGAGATTTCCACGACACCGGCGGCTTGGATCTGGTTTTACCAAAGTTTCTTATGAGTGTTGTCAAGgatagtttctcttcaaatcTTTCTTGTTTCTGATATGATGGTTCCCATAGTTTTATTTTACCATGTCGGTGAATGATGtgaataactattttttatgCAACTAGATAAATTTAGATCATGTACGTGTTGGTACGTAGAATTATAATTATTTAGTACTCATTAATAAATCTTGTTTACAAAATATAGAGTTTGGTAAATTGAGTGAGCTTCCTACTTAATATTCTCGTAATTCGTgaaaaaaacaatgaaaaagTTGTCATGATCATCTAATGTAGCATATTGTGTTTAACACTATACAAATAAATTTTGTCTTAGTTAGTATTGGACCTATGTGTGCCTCAAACCATTTGATGTTTTGTCCCTAACCCATCAAATATGCCCAGTGACAAATCCAGAACGAGAGATATGTGGGTGCATCCCATTACAAACCCTGATTATTCCACATTCTTTCGCACAAATACTATTAGATTTCAACTTATTTTCTGTAACTCATGTGGGACACACAGTCACCAACGTGGATCCGCCACTGGATATAACCACCGTAAATTCAGATGGCGTGGATCAGTGTGAAGCCTCCCGCcggtacccctcatattgcttttagtacaATAGATATGAAACGTGATAATAGATAGAGTATAGTTTATAATACTTTCTCCGATatataataagtgtctcagatttagtacaactttgtactaagttactATAAAATTTGAGACCtctttatggatcggagagagtaatagATTTACGGAATGTATGAAACCTTGACCACTTCAAATACGGAGTTTGTTGACACATCAAATTTTTCTGTCATAATTGCTAAAGTGAGCCTTGCAAATTCACCAAATAACTGGTACCCCCAATTCGTGGGTGCAGTTAGTCAAAACAGTTAATTGCTCTCGATACATGCTCGTAGTTTTGTTTCACATCATAATACATGCCCGTAGTTGCATACGCATGAAAAGCGAATTGATCAatgaagcatgcatgcacataccTCGACTCGCCGGGCAATTCTCCTGAGCGCTGACCGATGACTGGATTCTGGGATCAAGGTTGTCTAGCGCATAGCATGGACGTGTATGTACGGAAATGGTACGTGCCACGTTAGAGTCCATTTAGATTACAAGATACGTGTGACGTTAAATCCGGTTTACATTTTAAAAATTATGTATCACATGGTTCCAACAGTTGTCTTTCTAAATATCATAAATCCAACAATCAAAATAATtcagatgatgtggatcaacgtgttGGTTCTCCTCGATACATATCATATTGCTTttaatatatactccctccgtgccgAAAAGATTGGCACGGGGTACTCACAAGTCAACTTTACAGTTGGGTCCTTCACTTTACAAAATATTACAGAGGCATTCAGCAATTAACTACTCCAGCCGCTATTTCAAATCACACACATAGCACGATCCAGGAGCTGCAGCCGCTATTTCAAATCACACACAGATCTCAATCCCAACAGCCGCCAATACAAATGAAACACAGAGAGATCAAGATCACAGGAGGTACATACGCTATTTCAAATCAATCACAGATCGATGACGTCGCCAGCAGCCAGATGCCGTCGGCCGTcgcacgccgccgtcgcctctcACCTGCCGACGCCTACCAACAGGCTCCGACGCCAGGCATCACCGTCGCCCGCCGAGCATCACCTCTGCCTTCCCGCATATGAGGCAGAGCTCTGCCTTCAGCCATCTCAGGGCAAGCTGTTCCTCCGCTCCTCATCTCAAGCAGAGCACCTCCTCTGTCTTCCTTCTGCGTAGCCATGGAGCGGCTCCATTGAGCAGCTGCAACCAGATCATGCAGCCATGGAGTAGGAGTATTCAGCAAGAAGATAAACAACATGTACATATAGCCCAGCAAGAACAGCTTACGTGTGCAAGTAAATGAAGATACAGCTCAGCAAGAACAGCAATTAAACAACGAGTAACTGGAGAGACATTTTTACTCCTATCAGACAGGAAGAAATTAAACGAGTAACTGGGGAGACATTTTTAACATTGGAACAGTGAACGTTGGAGTATAGAGAAGCTCAACCTTATCAACATTTGTACAGAGTATAGGGACAAGCTCAACATTATCAACATTGTCCCATTTTTAACATGAAGTAGTCCATTTAAAACTAGAGGCAGGGAGCCATTTTTAAACGGAAGTAGTCCATTCAAAACTAGAGGCAGGGAGCCACAACAAACCTCATAGACGAGAAGAAGCCGGGGTTCGTCCTGACGGCGTCATGCCGGAGAACAAACCAGAGCAGCGCCTCGACCTTGGAATAGAGAACACAAGAACAAAAGTCAATTGGAATTTTTAATTTAAAACAGAAACAAGAACAGAGAACTGTAGCCTTACTTGAATGTCCTTGACAAAGACCCTGGAACTGGACCGCTCAAATTATTATACTCTGTAGGACAGGTCCCTGAGAAATGTAAGTCCAACAGTGAGTACCACAGCACAGAGCCAACATAGTACACAATCACATACTCCTGACAGAGTAACAtcaaaacaagaagaataCTCACAGGAAAACAAGCTTTGATAAATTAGCTGACGATGAAGGGAATGCACGAGACAGGGAGTtattgttgaagtataagtggattgcctagcTCTTACCAttagatcggtcttttggttgcgtaggctagcgcatgaagctcttcGGTTATTATTGAGCCTCCTGGTAGCAGTACACAGTGGCAAACAATATGAATATCTACATGGCTACTGAGAAACAGGCCATGAATGGAGTACAGTAACAGGGAGTACTTAAAGAAGATCCGGCTGTAATTaaacttgaaacatttttAACAGCAAGTACTAGAGGCATGCAAGGAGTAAGTATAACTAGAGGAGTAAGAGGAGTACTA
This is a stretch of genomic DNA from Brachypodium distachyon strain Bd21 chromosome 1, Brachypodium_distachyon_v3.0, whole genome shotgun sequence. It encodes these proteins:
- the LOC100836685 gene encoding uncharacterized protein LOC100836685 — translated: MQPKWKAVEAAGVVVGDQRRRCVAASLSMLIAATLAFLAYVAFFPDDGAGGVYRWWSRCQDCPGGALGEFPVDEAAGADGPTAAAIGSRAPTTLSHIVFGIGASAQTWDQRRGYAELWWRPEAMRGHVWLDEQPVGPWPAATCPPYRISGDASRFGNRASASRMARIVADSFLAIANDTATGAVQENEARWFVMGDDDTVFFPDNLVAVLRKYDHEQMYYVGAPSESVEQNVMHSYGMAFGGGGFAVSYPAAAELAKAIDGCLDRYSQFYGSDQRVQACLSELGIPLTREPGFHQVDIRGDAYGMLAAHPQAPLVSLHHLDHIEPISPVGHTALSAVRPLMDASRFDSARLLQQAFCYQHGVDYTWSVSIAWGYTVQVYPWAVAPHELEVPLQTFKTWRTWANGPFVFNTRPLFGPDNPCYRPAIFFLSRVRNETGRATVSEYSRHHPKSEKECDKASFRAASTVHTVKVFAPKMSQNEWKRAPRRHCCKTKRTRWGTVLEVRIRYCGRGELTTP